A region from the Mucilaginibacter sp. CSA2-8R genome encodes:
- a CDS encoding TonB-dependent receptor, with translation MKLFLFFLIAIGWYNVAIGQTIAGRVVDEKQQPIVAATVSLLNGQDSVLQSLQTDGEGRYQFWYKSAGRCRLMASAIGFKMIKSAIIQHDAKPLVLPDFSLMPDLQQLGDVVVLGRKPFLEQRADKLIINVQSSVLAAGQTAADVLRRVPGMRVLSDRVTLTGKNKLVIMVEGRLSQYQDMNALLRATPANTIDRIEVITNPSAAYDAEGDAVINIILKHRQGAGTNATVGFASGADPYVLNEVKQGRKLYQRYNPSFSINHRDGKLNMFGSYNYLYRTQFEVNLIQRKHDNSYYDQRNYNPSDYDLHTYQAGADYQADSLNTFGVLINGFNRKGGGHYQNTSTQTSLANGNLLDAFTSQNRQSNINSNLAVNISWRHKFANDGQSLVVDADAAHYLLKNVSHILVYPQTGNVLHTCQSINNPVSFATLKADYTQPLSKTVKFETGLKTSLAKIDNNLLFEQNEIRDAGRTNRFIYRENINAAYGNFYSTIGKWDVQAGLRAEQTVSDGTSHGQKLLQRNFVKLFPDVLLTRRLDSALAITGQFSKRIGRPSYQQQNPFEMYLDPLTYTKGNPLLRPQITQSAKLSFTYTGLPVFSVAYDRTHHVIVEYAPQQKMVVDANGVARLVSFSVADNLAEAHNISFQLNFPIKAGKVIDGYGGIITALQQYSAYYNQGYFEAQKWGHVFFAQTDVRMSNSWTGQVSAYYATPSQYEFIKAGRNSSVDLGVAKKLMNNRAKVTLSVTDLFFGDRTLGNINYQDIDLRLKQYSNTRNIILAFTYNIGNQQIKAASSRTSGAEEEAKRVKTNN, from the coding sequence ATGAAGCTGTTTTTGTTTTTTTTAATAGCCATAGGCTGGTATAATGTAGCGATAGGGCAAACCATTGCGGGGCGTGTAGTTGATGAAAAGCAACAACCCATAGTGGCTGCTACGGTGAGTTTACTTAACGGACAGGATTCTGTTTTACAATCTTTGCAAACCGATGGCGAAGGCAGGTACCAATTTTGGTACAAGTCGGCCGGTAGGTGCCGGCTAATGGCCTCGGCTATTGGTTTTAAGATGATCAAATCTGCAATCATTCAGCATGATGCGAAGCCCTTAGTATTGCCGGATTTTAGCCTCATGCCAGATTTACAGCAATTAGGCGATGTTGTTGTTCTGGGCCGCAAGCCCTTTTTAGAACAGCGGGCTGACAAGCTGATTATAAATGTGCAGAGTAGCGTGCTGGCCGCAGGTCAAACTGCAGCAGATGTGTTACGGCGCGTGCCTGGTATGCGTGTGCTAAGCGACCGCGTAACACTAACGGGCAAAAATAAGTTGGTAATTATGGTAGAGGGTCGACTTTCGCAATACCAGGACATGAATGCGTTGCTAAGGGCAACTCCGGCTAACACTATAGACCGCATAGAAGTAATTACTAACCCGTCGGCCGCTTACGATGCCGAGGGCGATGCCGTTATTAACATTATTTTAAAACACCGGCAAGGAGCCGGCACCAATGCAACTGTAGGTTTTGCAAGCGGTGCCGACCCCTATGTGCTTAACGAGGTAAAACAAGGCCGTAAATTGTATCAGCGTTATAACCCATCCTTTTCCATCAATCACCGGGACGGAAAACTTAATATGTTTGGCAGTTACAACTATTTATACCGCACGCAGTTTGAAGTAAATCTTATTCAGCGAAAGCACGATAATAGCTATTACGACCAACGCAATTATAACCCGTCAGATTATGATCTGCACACTTATCAGGCCGGAGCCGACTACCAGGCCGATAGCCTGAACACGTTTGGTGTATTAATTAACGGATTTAACCGCAAAGGTGGCGGGCATTACCAAAATACCTCTACCCAAACCAGCCTTGCTAACGGCAACTTGTTAGACGCCTTTACCAGCCAAAACAGACAAAGTAATATAAACAGCAATTTGGCTGTAAACATAAGCTGGCGGCATAAATTTGCTAACGATGGGCAGAGCCTGGTGGTAGATGCCGATGCTGCACATTACCTGCTAAAAAATGTGAGCCACATATTGGTTTACCCGCAAACTGGAAATGTATTACATACCTGCCAAAGCATTAATAACCCCGTTAGTTTTGCAACCCTTAAAGCCGACTACACACAACCGCTAAGTAAAACAGTAAAATTTGAAACCGGTTTAAAAACCAGCTTGGCCAAAATTGACAACAACTTGCTGTTTGAGCAAAATGAAATAAGAGATGCAGGCCGAACTAACCGATTTATTTACCGGGAAAACATTAATGCCGCCTACGGTAACTTTTACAGCACCATAGGCAAATGGGACGTACAGGCTGGTTTAAGAGCAGAACAAACCGTTTCTGATGGCACCTCGCATGGGCAAAAGTTATTGCAGCGCAATTTTGTCAAGCTATTTCCGGACGTGTTGCTTACGCGGCGGCTGGACAGCGCTTTAGCCATTACTGGTCAGTTTTCCAAACGTATTGGAAGGCCAAGTTACCAGCAACAAAACCCATTTGAGATGTATCTCGACCCGCTAACCTACACTAAAGGAAACCCTTTACTGCGGCCGCAAATTACCCAATCTGCCAAACTAAGCTTTACCTATACAGGCTTGCCTGTTTTTTCTGTAGCATATGATCGCACTCATCATGTGATTGTGGAATATGCACCACAGCAAAAAATGGTGGTTGATGCCAACGGAGTGGCTCGTTTAGTGAGCTTTAGCGTGGCCGATAATCTTGCCGAGGCTCATAACATATCGTTTCAACTCAATTTTCCTATCAAAGCCGGTAAAGTGATTGATGGTTATGGTGGTATAATTACTGCTTTACAGCAATACAGTGCGTATTATAATCAAGGTTACTTTGAAGCTCAAAAGTGGGGACATGTATTTTTTGCTCAAACCGATGTTCGGATGAGCAATAGCTGGACGGGGCAAGTGAGTGCTTATTATGCTACCCCCAGCCAATACGAATTTATTAAAGCCGGTCGTAACAGCAGTGTTGATTTAGGCGTTGCCAAAAAGCTGATGAATAACCGGGCTAAAGTTACCCTTAGTGTAACCGACCTGTTTTTTGGAGACCGAACTCTCGGGAATATCAATTACCAGGATATTGATTTACGACTTAAACAATATAGTAATACCAGAAATATTATCTTAGCCTTTACCTATAATATCGGTAACCAGCAAATTAAAGCGGCATCCAGCCGCACCAGCGGAGCCGAAGAAGAAGCCAAAAGGGTAAAAACCAATAATTAA
- a CDS encoding response regulator transcription factor — MPKILILEDDYKMGAELRQFFTNRNFTCDQVYDGLLFFKQIELEEYDLYILDVNVPGLNGLEVCKRVRQSNRAIPILMLTAYSAVDDKVTALEFGADDYLVKPFHLEELMARVNALLRRSAHSVIEETHIFQIEDLNINTADQKVTRSGKEIILTPKEYKLLELLASAQGRTVSKQTIASKVWDINFETGTNTIEVYINYLRNKVDKGFDRPLIQTRAGFGYYLK; from the coding sequence ATGCCGAAGATACTCATATTGGAAGACGATTATAAAATGGGGGCCGAGCTGCGTCAGTTTTTTACAAACCGCAATTTTACCTGTGACCAGGTTTACGATGGGCTTTTATTTTTTAAGCAAATTGAGCTGGAAGAATATGACCTGTACATCCTCGATGTAAATGTACCTGGCCTTAATGGCTTAGAAGTTTGCAAACGTGTTAGGCAAAGTAACCGCGCTATACCTATTTTGATGTTGACAGCCTACAGTGCGGTAGATGATAAAGTTACCGCACTCGAATTTGGTGCTGATGATTACCTGGTGAAACCTTTTCATTTGGAAGAACTAATGGCGCGTGTAAATGCTTTGCTTCGCCGCAGTGCGCATTCTGTAATTGAGGAAACACATATATTCCAAATTGAAGATCTTAACATCAACACGGCCGACCAAAAGGTGACGCGCAGCGGTAAAGAAATTATTTTAACGCCAAAAGAGTATAAGCTGCTTGAGTTATTAGCTTCTGCGCAGGGCCGCACGGTATCTAAACAAACCATTGCTAGTAAGGTATGGGATATAAATTTTGAAACCGGGACCAACACCATTGAGGTGTATATTAATTACCTGCGCAACAAAGTGGATAAAGGTTTCGACCGGCCGCTCATCCAGACACGTGCTGGTTTTGGTTATTATCTAAAATAA
- a CDS encoding HAMP domain-containing sensor histidine kinase, whose product MNLKQRFSVVFSCLFSAVLAVVLLTVYYLFSDFRQEEFVDRLAEKAETTARLLLDVREVTPDQQKKVDQNSITRLYREKTQVFDAQMKLIYSSSDKADVRWSAAELSEIKKEGHVLRNVREFDVLGLYYPSDGKDYYVLISATDTYGNRKLVYLKYLLLGAFASGILLVGLLSFSVSKKSLEPLDNFRQQIQEIAENELTIRLPKARREDEINALANSFNQMMDRIDQAYARQRDFTSNASHELRTPVARIAAQTENMLHSGKLDDVTRAYMVSVAEDAFKLSEIISSLIAFAEVNNRRNSLMFSLVRLDEVLFGAATELSATYPDLKLKFEIENNTEKETDIEIKADEVLLKIVMVNLIKNAFLYSDNGVVDCCIRQKAKSIQVIVTNTGPVPNVIDTEMLFSAFYRGNNSQNRSGSGIGLSIVKRVIEYHQANIAFHIVDANTNQVIVTFPL is encoded by the coding sequence ATGAATTTAAAACAGCGATTTTCGGTCGTATTCAGCTGTCTTTTCTCAGCAGTACTGGCAGTGGTGTTACTAACGGTTTACTATCTTTTTTCTGATTTTAGGCAGGAGGAGTTTGTAGACAGGCTGGCCGAAAAAGCTGAAACTACAGCCCGGTTGCTGCTGGATGTGAGGGAGGTAACACCCGACCAGCAGAAAAAAGTAGACCAAAATAGCATCACCCGGTTATACCGCGAAAAAACCCAGGTTTTTGATGCGCAAATGAAGTTGATTTATAGCAGCAGCGATAAAGCCGATGTACGCTGGAGCGCTGCCGAGCTAAGCGAGATAAAAAAAGAGGGACATGTATTAAGGAACGTGCGCGAGTTTGACGTATTGGGCCTTTATTACCCGTCTGACGGAAAAGATTATTATGTATTGATTTCTGCAACAGATACCTACGGTAACCGCAAGCTGGTTTATTTGAAGTACTTGTTGTTGGGCGCTTTTGCAAGCGGTATTTTACTGGTGGGTTTGTTATCTTTCAGTGTCAGTAAAAAAAGCCTGGAACCGCTGGATAACTTTCGTCAGCAGATACAGGAGATAGCCGAAAATGAACTGACGATAAGGCTGCCCAAAGCCCGGCGCGAAGACGAAATCAATGCGTTGGCTAACTCATTCAACCAAATGATGGACCGTATTGACCAAGCCTATGCCCGCCAGCGCGACTTTACATCTAACGCCTCGCATGAGTTGCGTACGCCTGTGGCGCGCATTGCTGCTCAAACAGAAAATATGCTGCACAGTGGTAAACTGGATGATGTAACCCGAGCTTATATGGTTAGTGTAGCTGAGGATGCTTTTAAATTGTCTGAAATTATTTCGTCACTTATTGCATTTGCTGAGGTGAACAACCGGCGTAATTCTTTGATGTTTTCTTTAGTAAGATTGGATGAAGTTTTGTTCGGTGCGGCAACGGAGCTTTCTGCTACTTATCCCGATCTCAAGTTAAAGTTTGAAATTGAAAACAACACAGAAAAAGAAACCGACATCGAAATTAAGGCCGACGAAGTACTGTTGAAAATTGTGATGGTTAATCTCATCAAAAATGCCTTTTTGTACTCAGACAATGGGGTGGTAGATTGTTGCATCAGGCAAAAAGCTAAAAGCATCCAGGTTATTGTTACCAATACGGGTCCGGTTCCTAACGTTATCGATACCGAGATGCTGTTCAGCGCGTTTTATCGTGGTAACAACAGTCAGAACCGGTCGGGCAGCGGTATTGGTTTAAGCATTGTAAAACGGGTGATAGAATACCACCAAGCCAATATTGCCTTTCATATTGTTGATGCCAACACCAACCAGGTTATTGTAACATTTCCGTTGTAA
- a CDS encoding multidrug efflux SMR transporter, whose amino-acid sequence MMGMKWAYLAAGIVFEVLGTICMKYAEGFTKLFPSILVFVFYGLSLAALVFVLEKMEVSIAYGIWASAGTALIAIIGMLFFKENVSVAKIVSVSFIILGIMGLELLD is encoded by the coding sequence ATGATGGGAATGAAGTGGGCCTACCTGGCAGCGGGTATTGTTTTTGAGGTGCTGGGCACCATTTGCATGAAATATGCCGAGGGTTTCACAAAGCTCTTTCCATCTATTTTAGTGTTTGTTTTTTATGGGTTAAGCCTGGCAGCGCTGGTGTTTGTGCTCGAAAAAATGGAAGTAAGCATTGCTTACGGCATTTGGGCATCAGCCGGTACGGCGCTTATAGCCATTATAGGCATGTTGTTTTTTAAAGAAAATGTTTCGGTGGCCAAAATTGTGTCGGTATCATTTATCATACTCGGCATTATGGGCCTCGAATTATTGGATTAG
- a CDS encoding SDR family oxidoreductase produces MEVFLTGATGLVGGEVLVNLSKRTEISKIYCLIRAVSIGSAQARLSKIFSLHNDEFDQQKVVPVLGDLFDDELTSQLIANEELAGITNIIHSAANTSFAKVKDELVEKANIGGLTKILLWAKQLPKLNTFMYVGTATICGRDVKHRLVTEDETPNLKANHLVKYTYTKMQGELLLKKHLPEDKILVVRPSIIMGDSRGVEPRSPVILWALATMNKLRLVPAEQYASLDMVPVDFVADVMTKLLFAKRNYNVYHISAGNDACTSPLQIARVFDNYFDDMLPHRFIGKHMLNPLKLWAKGKLPVGHELFEHFEYLEHLKYEFEDLSNLRILFAGLDPYLEFAELGQRFDNSRIIEDLGMEPSKPGHVYIHNCLRYIEKINLLEGAIDP; encoded by the coding sequence ATGGAAGTATTTTTAACAGGAGCAACCGGATTGGTAGGCGGAGAGGTGCTCGTTAACCTTTCCAAACGGACAGAGATCAGTAAAATTTACTGTCTTATCCGCGCGGTCTCAATCGGCAGCGCTCAAGCCAGGCTAAGTAAAATATTCAGCCTGCACAACGACGAATTTGACCAGCAAAAAGTAGTGCCCGTATTGGGAGACCTTTTTGATGACGAGCTTACCAGTCAGTTAATTGCTAACGAAGAGCTGGCAGGCATAACCAACATCATTCATTCTGCCGCTAATACCTCTTTTGCAAAAGTAAAAGATGAATTGGTAGAAAAAGCCAACATAGGTGGCTTAACCAAAATTTTACTGTGGGCCAAGCAGCTACCTAAGCTTAATACTTTTATGTATGTAGGTACTGCCACTATTTGCGGCCGGGATGTAAAGCACCGTTTGGTAACCGAAGATGAAACGCCCAATTTAAAGGCAAATCATCTGGTTAAGTACACTTACACTAAAATGCAGGGAGAGCTGTTACTTAAAAAGCATTTGCCCGAAGATAAAATTTTAGTGGTTCGTCCGTCTATCATTATGGGCGACAGCCGTGGCGTTGAGCCGCGTTCGCCGGTCATTTTATGGGCGTTGGCTACCATGAATAAGCTGCGCCTGGTGCCTGCCGAACAGTATGCCTCGCTGGATATGGTGCCGGTTGACTTTGTTGCCGATGTGATGACTAAACTGCTGTTTGCAAAACGTAACTATAACGTTTACCATATTTCGGCAGGTAACGATGCCTGCACATCGCCGTTACAGATTGCCCGTGTATTTGATAATTACTTTGATGATATGCTGCCGCACCGCTTTATAGGTAAACATATGCTTAACCCACTAAAATTGTGGGCCAAAGGAAAATTACCGGTTGGGCACGAGCTTTTTGAGCACTTTGAATACCTGGAACACCTGAAATATGAATTTGAAGATTTAAGTAACCTGCGTATCCTTTTCGCTGGATTAGATCCGTACCTGGAGTTTGCCGAATTAGGGCAACGTTTTGACAACTCGCGCATTATCGAAGATTTAGGTATGGAGCCCTCAAAACCCGGACATGTGTATATACACAATTGCCTGCGCTATATCGAAAAAATTAACCTGCTCGAAGGCGCTATCGATCCGTGA
- a CDS encoding helix-turn-helix transcriptional regulator yields MESGNNNTLTFKTIADLTERMYLPVPLHPLVTLINYDTIKPNLKDAGNWVTLDFYKISFKNDFKGSVKYGPNRYDFKEGGLAFLAPGQSVEIPSQTADYQGFVLYFHPDILRGHPLAQHIFRFGFFDYCVTEALFLSDNEKRIITTLFEAIGTELHNPTDTYSQDILLSQIELLLNHSNRFYNRQFITRKVLHHDLIDRMNNYLLQHFSTGKALHSGLPSAHDLAVYLNVSQRYLSDMLRTLTGKTTQQYIHLLIIDQAKQMLNQKALTTAEIAYQLGFEHPQSFNKLFKQKTGLSPAMFKQRRST; encoded by the coding sequence ATGGAATCAGGCAATAATAATACGCTAACGTTTAAAACAATTGCCGACTTAACTGAGCGGATGTACCTGCCAGTTCCGCTTCACCCGCTCGTCACCCTCATAAATTACGATACTATAAAACCAAACTTAAAGGATGCCGGCAACTGGGTTACACTTGACTTTTACAAAATATCATTCAAAAACGATTTTAAAGGAAGTGTAAAATACGGGCCTAACCGCTACGATTTTAAAGAAGGTGGCCTTGCTTTTCTCGCACCTGGTCAATCAGTGGAAATTCCTTCCCAAACAGCAGACTACCAGGGATTTGTTTTATATTTCCATCCTGATATACTGCGCGGCCACCCTTTAGCACAACATATTTTTCGGTTTGGATTTTTTGATTATTGTGTAACAGAAGCGCTTTTCTTGTCTGACAATGAAAAACGTATCATAACAACTTTATTTGAAGCTATCGGGACTGAGTTGCACAATCCAACCGACACTTATAGTCAAGACATTTTGCTGTCACAGATAGAATTACTGCTCAACCATAGCAACCGCTTTTACAATCGTCAATTTATCACCCGTAAAGTATTGCACCATGATTTGATAGATAGAATGAATAATTATTTGCTCCAACATTTCAGCACCGGAAAAGCATTGCACAGCGGTTTACCGTCGGCGCATGACCTTGCTGTTTATCTAAATGTCTCCCAACGCTACTTAAGCGATATGCTTCGCACGCTCACCGGCAAAACCACACAGCAATATATTCATCTGTTAATTATCGACCAAGCAAAACAAATGCTTAATCAAAAGGCGCTGACTACAGCCGAAATAGCCTATCAATTGGGGTTTGAACATCCGCAGTCCTTCAACAAGCTTTTTAAACAAAAAACCGGACTCTCTCCAGCAATGTTTAAACAAAGAAGATCAACTTAG
- a CDS encoding SDR family oxidoreductase encodes MKNNVNGKTIVITGASSGIGRATAKLLANQGAKLVLGARRNNRLQELSDEINKTGGIAVYQQTDVTSRLDVTALVEFAVQTYGGLDVIINNAGISQLQRMEQLDVDGWEQMIDVNLKGTLYGIAAAMPIFKKQGSGHFINVISTAGISIVPTMGVYAGTKNAIRTIGECLRQESEGRWRVTGILPGFVATEFVSNIKNDEIRNTLQSKADQIAMPPEAVADAIAFAIAQPANVDVGDIVIRPTVQG; translated from the coding sequence ATGAAAAACAATGTTAATGGGAAAACAATAGTAATAACAGGGGCCAGTAGTGGTATTGGTAGGGCTACTGCAAAACTATTGGCTAATCAGGGTGCAAAATTGGTTTTAGGTGCTCGCCGTAATAACCGGTTGCAAGAGTTGTCTGATGAAATTAACAAAACAGGTGGTATAGCTGTTTATCAGCAAACAGATGTGACAAGCAGGTTAGACGTAACTGCCTTGGTAGAGTTTGCGGTGCAGACATATGGTGGTTTAGATGTGATCATCAATAATGCAGGTATCAGTCAGTTGCAACGGATGGAGCAACTCGACGTTGATGGCTGGGAGCAAATGATAGACGTAAACTTAAAAGGTACACTTTACGGAATAGCGGCTGCCATGCCTATCTTTAAGAAACAAGGTTCGGGACACTTTATTAACGTAATATCAACAGCAGGTATAAGCATTGTGCCAACAATGGGAGTGTATGCAGGTACAAAAAATGCCATACGCACTATTGGCGAATGTTTAAGGCAAGAATCGGAAGGGCGCTGGCGCGTAACAGGTATATTGCCTGGCTTTGTGGCTACAGAATTTGTGAGCAATATAAAAAATGACGAGATAAGGAATACTTTACAGAGCAAAGCCGACCAAATAGCTATGCCCCCGGAAGCCGTTGCCGATGCCATTGCATTTGCTATAGCCCAACCTGCTAATGTTGATGTAGGAGATATTGTGATACGCCCTACAGTGCAAGGTTAA
- a CDS encoding PNGase F N-terminal domain-containing protein, with translation MKSFFLLALLLFTVRIGFAQQSATITYEVKYHGKKVPGSSLRLFIDGQKAHLQRVADPNAKEQYYLDYAAGRTLQILMLQNNAHVTQQKAFNDYEQPELLPDTTTILGYTCKKAKVIIRSNTVEVWYTNALKLKGTPSIGVTPGLGLVLKTIRNGEQEVVATQISLNKVKPADLAWPTAANMGPIVDAATYTQQLIESRYKTITVFNQEQISFNYDKPNPAADQKNATYHYAGGTVILKKITLPAYSPGTQLFAELSQYSNGDAYDRTGSVFMIPVDRQQSFLNGLQQGVKALPVYHNKYQGVVATDSYLPTLELLRFFTPFGVGQFNKASNIKGYNWADSAVFRQEITELQPRLQGDVWIGVFIGNYDKGGHKVSLRLKYYPGDGSEKSSITQPFVLPLFNTTNLMEMAGQEYGTMFDHDSLTVTANIPAGIKNLQLRYITTGHGGWGGGDEFNQKLNEIFVDGQRIYHFIPWRTDCGTYRLLNPSSGNFGNGLSSSDLSRSNWCPGSLTPPIYIPLPDLKPGLHTFKVAIPLGQREGTAFSAWNVSGCVMGVKD, from the coding sequence ATGAAATCTTTTTTCCTATTAGCACTACTCCTTTTTACCGTACGCATCGGCTTTGCCCAACAAAGTGCCACCATCACTTACGAGGTTAAATACCACGGAAAAAAAGTGCCCGGTAGCAGCTTAAGATTATTTATTGATGGGCAAAAAGCTCACCTGCAGCGCGTGGCCGACCCTAATGCCAAAGAGCAATATTATTTGGATTATGCCGCTGGTCGTACCTTGCAAATACTCATGCTGCAAAACAATGCTCATGTTACCCAGCAAAAGGCTTTTAATGATTACGAACAACCGGAGTTATTACCCGACACGACTACTATTTTAGGTTACACCTGTAAAAAAGCCAAGGTCATCATCCGTAGTAATACCGTTGAAGTTTGGTACACGAACGCGCTAAAGCTCAAAGGAACTCCAAGCATAGGCGTAACGCCGGGTTTGGGCTTGGTACTTAAAACTATTCGTAACGGAGAACAGGAAGTTGTGGCAACACAAATCAGCTTAAATAAAGTAAAGCCGGCCGACCTGGCCTGGCCAACCGCTGCCAACATGGGCCCTATTGTTGATGCTGCTACTTACACGCAGCAACTTATTGAAAGCAGGTACAAAACCATTACAGTGTTTAACCAGGAACAAATTTCTTTTAACTACGATAAGCCTAACCCTGCTGCCGACCAGAAAAATGCAACCTACCATTATGCCGGAGGCACAGTCATCCTTAAAAAAATCACGCTACCAGCGTACTCCCCCGGTACGCAATTATTTGCCGAACTCTCGCAATATTCTAACGGCGACGCTTACGATCGCACCGGCTCGGTGTTTATGATTCCTGTCGACAGGCAACAATCGTTTTTAAACGGTTTGCAGCAAGGCGTTAAAGCGCTGCCTGTGTACCACAATAAATATCAGGGCGTGGTTGCTACCGACAGCTACCTACCCACGCTGGAGTTGTTGCGCTTTTTTACGCCGTTTGGTGTGGGGCAGTTCAATAAGGCCTCTAACATCAAAGGTTATAATTGGGCCGATTCGGCCGTTTTTAGACAGGAAATTACCGAGCTGCAACCCCGTTTACAGGGCGATGTATGGATAGGCGTATTTATTGGCAATTATGATAAAGGCGGCCATAAAGTAAGTCTGCGTCTTAAATATTACCCTGGTGATGGCAGCGAGAAATCATCCATAACTCAACCCTTTGTGCTACCTCTGTTTAATACCACCAACCTTATGGAAATGGCAGGCCAGGAATATGGAACCATGTTCGACCACGACTCGCTGACGGTTACTGCTAACATACCAGCGGGCATTAAAAACTTGCAGCTGCGTTACATTACCACCGGCCATGGCGGCTGGGGCGGCGGCGATGAATTTAACCAAAAGCTGAACGAGATTTTTGTAGACGGCCAGCGTATCTATCACTTCATCCCTTGGCGTACCGACTGCGGCACCTACCGCCTGCTTAATCCATCATCTGGTAATTTCGGCAACGGTTTATCATCAAGTGATTTAAGCCGTTCAAACTGGTGCCCCGGCAGCCTCACACCACCCATATACATCCCCCTGCCCGATCTGAAACCCGGCCTGCACACTTTTAAAGTAGCCATCCCTTTGGGTCAACGCGAGGGCACGGCTTTTAGTGCCTGGAATGTATCGGGATGCGTGATGGGTGTGAAGGATTAA
- a CDS encoding DUF2200 domain-containing protein, with translation MNASHDQRIARMTFGSVYPHYIAKVEKKGRTIQELQQVITWLTGYDETQLQRLIDNKATFENFFEGAILHPNAHLITGTICGYRIETIENPLTQQVRYLDKLVDELAKGRKMEKILRQN, from the coding sequence ATGAACGCCAGCCACGACCAACGCATTGCCCGTATGACCTTTGGCTCAGTTTATCCGCACTACATTGCTAAAGTGGAAAAGAAAGGCCGCACCATCCAGGAACTGCAACAGGTAATTACCTGGCTTACCGGCTACGACGAAACGCAACTTCAACGGCTAATCGACAATAAAGCAACCTTTGAAAACTTTTTTGAGGGTGCTATCCTCCATCCTAATGCACACCTCATTACCGGCACTATCTGTGGCTACCGTATTGAGACTATCGAAAACCCGTTAACCCAACAAGTGCGTTACCTGGATAAGCTGGTGGATGAACTGGCTAAAGGCCGGAAGATGGAAAAGATTTTGAGGCAAAACTGA
- a CDS encoding GNAT family N-acetyltransferase — protein sequence MNFNIQPTLTNGSVTLQPLQATDFKALYNVASDAKIWEQHPNRDRYQRDVFLTFFEGAMQSSGAFKVIDNATGQLIGSTRFYDHSDMDGSIFIGYTFYAINCWGKSINQAVKAMMLDYIFQYVNVVRFHIGAGNVRSQIAIGRLGAIKTDEQQVTYFGEASKLNFVYEISKEAWLDKM from the coding sequence ATGAATTTTAATATACAACCCACGCTTACCAACGGTAGCGTTACTTTGCAACCCTTACAGGCAACAGATTTCAAAGCATTGTATAACGTTGCCAGTGATGCTAAAATATGGGAACAGCATCCTAACCGCGACCGTTACCAACGCGATGTTTTCTTAACATTTTTTGAAGGGGCTATGCAAAGCAGTGGTGCTTTTAAAGTGATAGATAATGCCACCGGGCAGTTAATAGGCAGCACGCGCTTTTATGACCATAGCGATATGGACGGAAGTATTTTTATTGGCTACACGTTTTATGCAATAAACTGTTGGGGTAAGAGCATTAACCAGGCGGTCAAAGCCATGATGCTCGATTATATTTTTCAGTACGTTAACGTGGTCAGGTTTCACATTGGCGCGGGCAACGTACGTTCGCAAATTGCTATTGGCAGGTTGGGAGCAATAAAGACAGACGAGCAACAGGTAACGTATTTTGGCGAGGCATCTAAACTCAATTTTGTGTATGAGATAAGTAAAGAGGCTTGGCTTGATAAGATGTAA